Proteins found in one Amycolatopsis aidingensis genomic segment:
- the hisN gene encoding histidinol-phosphatase → MSRYTDDLVLARQLADAADEITVARFRARDLAVRSKPDRTPVTDADTAVEDAIRARLGNARPADAVAGEERGGAARDTGRVWVLDPIDGTKNFLRGLPVWATLIALVADGEPVVGVISAPLLGRRWWAAAGAGAWLADAAGEHRLTVSGVSELADAYLSTTDLGSWVEHHSRESYLTLADACWENRAFGDFWSHCLVAEGAMDLAVEAVVNPWDVAAVRVLVTEAGGRFSDLDGNPGIGGGSALSTNGLLHEAALRLLRHGRTPTAPRAT, encoded by the coding sequence GTGTCCCGCTACACCGACGACCTGGTCCTGGCAAGACAGCTGGCCGACGCCGCCGACGAGATCACCGTTGCCCGGTTCCGTGCCCGGGATCTGGCGGTGCGCAGCAAACCGGACCGCACCCCGGTCACCGACGCGGACACCGCCGTTGAGGACGCTATTCGGGCCCGGCTGGGCAATGCGCGGCCAGCCGACGCGGTCGCCGGTGAGGAGCGGGGCGGGGCGGCCAGGGACACCGGCCGGGTGTGGGTGCTGGACCCGATCGACGGCACCAAGAACTTCCTCCGCGGATTACCCGTTTGGGCGACCCTGATCGCATTGGTGGCGGACGGCGAGCCGGTGGTCGGCGTGATCAGCGCCCCGCTGCTCGGCCGCCGCTGGTGGGCGGCGGCCGGGGCGGGCGCCTGGCTGGCCGATGCGGCCGGGGAGCACCGGCTGACGGTGTCCGGGGTATCCGAGCTGGCCGATGCGTACCTGTCCACAACGGACCTCGGCTCCTGGGTGGAGCACCACTCGCGGGAGTCCTACCTCACGCTGGCCGACGCCTGCTGGGAGAACCGCGCGTTCGGCGACTTCTGGTCACACTGCCTGGTGGCCGAGGGCGCCATGGACCTCGCGGTCGAGGCCGTGGTGAACCCGTGGGACGTGGCCGCGGTGCGGGTGCTGGTGACCGAGGCGGGCGGCCGGTTCAGCGACCTCGACGGCAACCCCGGGATCGGCGGCGGTTCCGCGCTTTCCACCAACGGGCTGCTGCACGAGGCCGCCCTCAGGCTGCTGCGTCATGGCAGGACGCCGACCGCACCGCGGGCCACCTGA